The Clostridioides sp. ES-S-0010-02 genome window below encodes:
- the dut gene encoding dUTP diphosphatase, with amino-acid sequence MYNLKVKKLNDDAIIPNFAHKGDAGMDLYSIEEVVIPSGETKLIKTGICIELPVMTEAQVRPRSGLALKHSITVLNTPGTIDEGYRGELKIILINHGKNDFKVEKHMKIAQMVVKPIYEINIEEVKELSDSERGKGGFGSTGL; translated from the coding sequence ATGTACAATTTAAAAGTAAAAAAATTAAATGACGACGCTATAATACCTAATTTTGCTCACAAAGGTGATGCTGGTATGGATTTGTATTCTATAGAGGAGGTTGTAATACCTTCTGGAGAGACTAAACTTATTAAAACTGGAATATGTATAGAACTTCCTGTTATGACAGAAGCGCAAGTAAGACCTAGAAGTGGACTTGCTTTAAAACATTCAATTACTGTGTTAAATACACCAGGAACTATTGATGAGGGATATAGAGGAGAGCTTAAAATCATATTAATAAATCATGGAAAAAATGATTTTAAAGTTGAAAAACATATGAAGATTGCTCAAATGGTAGTAAAACCTATATATGAGATTAATATAGAAGAAGTTAAAGAATTAAGTGATTCCGAAAGAGGAAAAGGTGGATTTGGTTCAACAGGGTTATAA
- a CDS encoding SH3 domain-containing protein yields the protein MNFNQKRVAASIMATAIIMPTMGNLAYANESEIESSTVESRTITGNAVNFRKGPGTNNASIGKFYKGDKVEYIGKDGSWVKVKYNGNTGYVHEKYLSINSLGNSNESNDASVKSTKVVTAKGLNFRTGPSTGSSKISTLGYGTEVGYISESNGWSKISSNGRVGYVSSKYLGTNLSDSANGNDGSSSSDIVKDTKVVTAKSLNLRTGPGTGHSKVATLSYGTEVGSISEDGGWTKVNHDDQTGYVSSQYLAEKGSVDTSTPSDSTNSPSQGADSVIGFAKTLLGKPYVWGAEGPNSFDCSGFTQYVMKKSAGVSIPRVSRDQSKYGTYVNRGDLRSGDLIFFDTQGSNNGSVSHVGIYMGNGEMIHASSGSSKKVTISNINSSYYSSRYVNARRVL from the coding sequence ATGAATTTTAATCAAAAGAGAGTAGCAGCCAGTATAATGGCCACAGCGATAATAATGCCTACAATGGGGAATTTAGCATATGCTAATGAGTCTGAAATAGAAAGTTCAACTGTAGAAAGTAGAACAATAACAGGGAATGCAGTAAATTTTAGAAAAGGACCAGGTACAAATAATGCATCTATAGGAAAGTTCTACAAAGGTGATAAAGTTGAGTACATAGGAAAAGATGGTTCTTGGGTAAAAGTTAAATATAATGGGAATACAGGTTATGTGCATGAAAAATATTTATCAATAAATAGCCTAGGAAATAGTAATGAAAGTAATGATGCTTCAGTAAAATCAACAAAAGTTGTTACAGCAAAGGGATTAAATTTTAGAACAGGTCCAAGTACAGGAAGTTCTAAAATATCTACTTTGGGATATGGTACTGAAGTTGGATACATATCTGAATCAAATGGATGGTCAAAAATAAGTTCTAATGGTAGAGTTGGTTATGTTTCAAGTAAATACTTAGGAACTAACTTAAGTGATTCTGCAAATGGAAATGATGGAAGCAGTTCAAGTGATATTGTAAAGGATACAAAAGTTGTAACAGCAAAATCATTAAACCTTAGAACAGGACCAGGAACAGGACACTCTAAAGTGGCTACGTTAAGTTATGGTACTGAAGTTGGAAGTATCTCAGAAGATGGTGGATGGACAAAAGTAAATCACGATGACCAAACAGGATATGTATCAAGTCAATATCTTGCAGAAAAAGGTTCTGTTGATACTTCAACTCCATCCGATTCAACTAATTCTCCAAGTCAGGGAGCTGATAGTGTAATAGGCTTTGCAAAGACACTACTTGGAAAACCATATGTATGGGGAGCAGAAGGTCCAAATAGTTTTGACTGTTCTGGATTCACACAATATGTTATGAAAAAATCTGCTGGAGTTAGTATACCAAGAGTATCTAGAGACCAAAGTAAGTATGGAACATATGTAAATAGAGGAGACCTTAGAAGCGGAGATTTAATATTCTTTGATACACAAGGTTCAAATAATGGCTCTGTAAGTCATGTTGGAATATATATGGGAAATGGAGAGATGATACACGCATCTTCAGGTTCATCAAAAAAGGTAACAATATCTAATATAAATAGTAGTTACTATTCAAGTAGATATGTAAATGCAAGAAGAGTTTTATAA
- a CDS encoding manganese catalase family protein → MWIYQKTLQHPVNIKTCDPRMAKFLITQFGGPNGELAASLRYLSQRYTMPTGNMRALLTDIGTEELAHVELICTMVYQLTSDVSPEELKAAGLGSNYAQNGYGIYPTDSNGVPFDVRPIAVMSNPVTDLHEDMAAEQKALATYYQLINLTDDVDVINVLKFLGQREIIHYQRFGEALMDAYELEECQKIF, encoded by the coding sequence ATGTGGATATATCAAAAAACTTTACAACACCCAGTTAATATAAAAACTTGTGACCCAAGAATGGCTAAGTTTCTTATAACTCAATTTGGCGGACCAAATGGAGAGCTTGCTGCATCTTTAAGATATTTAAGTCAAAGATATACAATGCCTACTGGTAATATGCGTGCACTTTTAACAGATATTGGTACAGAAGAACTAGCTCACGTTGAGCTTATATGTACTATGGTTTATCAGTTAACTTCTGATGTAAGCCCAGAAGAATTAAAAGCTGCTGGTCTTGGCTCAAACTATGCACAAAATGGATATGGAATTTATCCAACAGATTCAAATGGAGTTCCATTTGATGTAAGACCTATCGCAGTTATGTCAAATCCTGTAACTGATTTACATGAAGATATGGCTGCTGAACAAAAAGCACTTGCAACATATTATCAACTTATAAACTTAACAGATGATGTTGATGTTATAAACGTACTAAAATTCTTAGGTCAAAGAGAAATAATTCACTATCAAAGATTTGGTGAAGCTTTAATGGATGCTTATGAATTAGAGGAATGTCAAAAAATATTCTAA
- a CDS encoding spore coat protein CotJB gives MKDSSRAELMRKIQETSFACVDMNLYLDTHPDDKNAINTYNSLCNQFAQARYAYENKYGPLTNFGYAPSRCPWQWAEQPWPWDREFNY, from the coding sequence ATGAAAGATTCATCTAGAGCTGAACTTATGAGAAAAATTCAGGAAACATCTTTTGCATGTGTTGATATGAACTTATATTTAGACACTCATCCTGATGATAAAAATGCTATCAACACTTACAATTCATTATGTAACCAATTTGCACAGGCTAGATACGCTTACGAAAATAAATATGGTCCTTTAACTAACTTTGGGTATGCTCCAAGTAGATGCCCTTGGCAATGGGCTGAGCAACCTTGGCCTTGGGACAGAGAATTTAATTATTAG
- a CDS encoding spore coat associated protein CotJA, with translation MENKTRDIKKNCGSSLARPYINNQIFTEMYCLSDALKFGTIFPELNLLESEMYNKELYAKPKKLRGGRR, from the coding sequence TTGGAAAATAAAACTAGAGATATTAAAAAAAATTGTGGTTCATCTTTGGCTAGACCATATATTAATAATCAAATTTTCACAGAAATGTACTGCCTTTCTGATGCATTAAAATTTGGAACTATATTTCCAGAACTAAATTTATTAGAATCTGAAATGTACAACAAAGAATTATATGCTAAGCCAAAAAAATTAAGAGGAGGTAGAAGATAA